In Solanum stenotomum isolate F172 chromosome 6, ASM1918654v1, whole genome shotgun sequence, one DNA window encodes the following:
- the LOC125868506 gene encoding F-box/LRR-repeat protein 25-like: MVNMNNRGIEVIIVENEIDKISNLPMDILDEIFKDMSFQELVKTCVLSKKWEHFWTMHPILVLDWEFFEEKSGTIGLIENGFSNMIDNILLQHVGSLVKFFRDLSTIDSHRIQFLTVHDSYDIHISFFDNLSNVKELFMVVNTFSAGNIDEIIYYLEDPNCVDKQFEKLEFVELREFEVTQFELLFLKLILAYSPSLSRMIVEPSDEVDVAEVLSLYEELRMSLKASPIAKVIVAPHGQDV; the protein is encoded by the exons ATGGTGAACATGAATAATCGTGGTATAGAAGTGATCATTGTTGAAAATGAGATAGACAAAATCTCTAATTTGCCCATGGATATCCTTGATGAAATATTCAAGGATATGTCATTTCAAGAATTGGTAAAAACATGTGTTTTGTCCAAGAAGTGGGAACATTTTTGGACTATGCATCCAATACTAGTTCTAGATTGGGAGTTCTTTGAAGAGAAAAGTGGTACTATAGGATtgattgaaaatggttttaGCAATATGATTGACAACATTCTCTTACAGCATGTTGGATCCCTAGTCAAATTTTTCCGTGATTTGTCAACTATTGATT CTCATAGGATCCAGTTCTTGACTGTTCATGATAGTTATGACATTCACATTAGTTTTTTTGATAACTTGTCAAATGTTAAGGAGTTGTTCATG GTTGTCAATACCTTTAGTGCAGGAAACATAGatgaaattatatattatttggaAGATCCAAATTGTGTTGACAAACAATTTGAGAAGCTTGAATTTGTGGAGCTAAGAGAGTTTGAGGTGACACAATTTGAACTCCTTTTCTTAAAGCTCATATTGGCATATTCCCCTTCACTTTCAAGGATGATTGTTGAACCTTCTGATGAAGTTGATGTAGCTGAGGTATTGAGTTTGTATGAAGAATTGAGGATGTCCTTAAAAGCATCACCAATAGCAAAAGTCATCGTAGCACCTCATGGTCAAGATGTGTAA